The genomic segment TTCTTCTATTTCAGGCATTTCTTTTCTACATGGAGGACACCAAGTAGCCCAGAAATTTAAAAATACTACTTTCCCTCTATAATCTTCTAAATTATGAATAACTCCATATTGATCTCTTAATGAAAATGTTGGAGCTTTAGCTTCATTTCCATAACTAAAAATTGTAAAAACTAAAAATAATAAACTTATAACTTTTTTCATATATCACCTCATTTTTATAATAAATAACCTATTATTTCATTTAATTTTCCCATAAAAACAATTATTCCTAAAATTACTAATAAAATACCCATTATTTTACTAGTATAATTTACTACATTCATATTTTTTCTAAAAATTTTTATAAAATATGAACTAAATAAAGCAGTTATTAAAAAAGGTAAAGTAAAACCTAAAGTATAAAATCCCATTAAAATATATCCTTGTTTTATATCTTTTAAAGCTGTTATTGTAAATAGTATACTCGAAAGAGCTGGTCCAATACATGGTGTCCAAGCAAAACTAAATGTAAATCCAAATAAAAATGCTACTATAGGATTTATATTTTTTATTTCAATTTCCATTCTTCTTTCTCTTTCTAAAGTAGACACTCTAAATAATCCTATTTGAAAAAAACCTAAAAATATAATAAGAATACCTGAAATTTTACTTATTAAATCTCTATATTTTTGTAAAAACATTCCAAAAGTTGAAAATCCCATACTTAATACAATAAATGCAAAGGATATACCAATTGTAAAAAATATAGTATTTAATATTAATTTCTTTTTATTTTCCAAATTATTTCCTGATAAATATCCAATATAAAGTGGAAGTACTGGTAAAATACAAGGTGAAAAAAAAGATAAAATCCCACCTAAAAAAATTGTTAAATATACCATTATCACTCTCCAATAAAAAAAGTTGTCTTTTTTTAGACAACTTTTTTTCAATAATTGTTATTATAATTTTATAAAGTTTTTAAAATTGAATCCATTAAACTTTCTATTTCTTGCTCTGATTTTTCATTTAAAGATGAAACTATTTTCACTTTTTCTTCTAATACAATCATATTTTTCATTTCTTTTATTATTTTTATCATTTCATCTCCAGCTTTACAAGCCCATGTTCCATTCTCTATTATTCCAACTATTTTATTTTGAACATTTAAAGCTTTCATATCTTCCAAATAATTATGCATAATAGGGAACACTCCCATATTGTAAGTAGGAGAAGCCAATACCAAATGACTATATTTAAAAGTTTCAGCTATTAAAGTTGAAACATCAGTTTTTGATACATCATATACTGCTAAATTAGCTAAACCTTTTTCTTTTAATTTATTAGCTAATGTAATAGCTCCTTTTTCTGTATTTCCATACATTGAAGCATATACAATTAATACTCCATTTTCTTCAGGTTCATACTTACTCCATTTATTATACTTATCTAAAAGTAATGAAAGATTTGTTCTCCAAATTGGTCCATGTAAAGGACATATCATTTTTATATCTAAACCACTTGCTTTTTTTAATAAAGTTTGAACTTGAACTCCAAATTTACCTACTATATTTGTATAATATTTTCTCATTTCTTCTAATAATTCTAATTCTATATTAAAATCATCATCATATAATTTCCCATATAAACAACCAAAAGTTCCAAAAGCATCTGCACTAAATAATGTTTTTGTTGTTGACTCATAACTTACTAAAGCCTCTGGCCAATGCA from the Fusobacterium perfoetens ATCC 29250 genome contains:
- a CDS encoding cytochrome c biogenesis CcdA family protein, with product MVYLTIFLGGILSFFSPCILPVLPLYIGYLSGNNLENKKKLILNTIFFTIGISFAFIVLSMGFSTFGMFLQKYRDLISKISGILIIFLGFFQIGLFRVSTLERERRMEIEIKNINPIVAFLFGFTFSFAWTPCIGPALSSILFTITALKDIKQGYILMGFYTLGFTLPFLITALFSSYFIKIFRKNMNVVNYTSKIMGILLVILGIIVFMGKLNEIIGYLL
- a CDS encoding FprA family A-type flavoprotein translates to MYNIRKISEELYYLGSDDIRLELFENIHPIQKGVSYNSYLLLDEKTVLLDTVDSSKGKEFLEKIKVVLNGRALDYLIVHHVEPDHGAMIGEVVTLYPNIKVIASKQAFVFIKQFGANIKEENMIVVKEGDKISFGKHEFTFVGAPMVHWPEALVSYESTTKTLFSADAFGTFGCLYGKLYDDDFNIELELLEEMRKYYTNIVGKFGVQVQTLLKKASGLDIKMICPLHGPIWRTNLSLLLDKYNKWSKYEPEENGVLIVYASMYGNTEKGAITLANKLKEKGLANLAVYDVSKTDVSTLIAETFKYSHLVLASPTYNMGVFPIMHNYLEDMKALNVQNKIVGIIENGTWACKAGDEMIKIIKEMKNMIVLEEKVKIVSSLNEKSEQEIESLMDSILKTL